One Carya illinoinensis cultivar Pawnee chromosome 5, C.illinoinensisPawnee_v1, whole genome shotgun sequence genomic window, ATGCTAGTTGTTATTTCAGTATGTTCAATACTCAACGAAGTAGATATTCACTTCCAAATCTAACAAATTTTATTAGCCCATCCCTCTCCTCAAAATCCTCCATCTGAAGAACATTGAAATCCCCGAAATGGTAAAAGCTTCCTCTCTTTTCCTCTCCATCTTGAGTGAATGCGTCCCTTCTCCAAGCCCAACAACCTTTCATAtccttcaattttaattctctAGCATCCTCCTCTTTTTGCTGGCAAGAAGTTGCTCGAACTAGCAACAACCATCCATTCCCAAGCAACACACATCACTCCACTGCCTCTACTCAAGCCTATTTCAGCCATTTTTCTACTCTATCCAAGAGGCAGGATTATGTAGAGGAAGACAGAATGTGTCTCCATTAATCACTTCAAAACTACAAATTCTAGTCCATCCCtaccttcaatttttttttttttacacactttaatttatttgctgcAATAGAATATTTGTTGAGAAACCACCCTTTCCTTTTATAGCTTTAATccctttatattttataaatgaaatgcACGTTtaggaataaaataataataataaccgcTTTAACTAGCAAATCCAAATATATCCTGCTATATGTGCTGGCATAACATAATAGGCAGGGAAGTCCTTAGAGTTCAATAATGGACTCCTGACCCTTCACATCTTACGGTTCTTAAGTCTTGGCAAATCATGACCATATAAATAATTGGCCCTACACATAAATCATAGACATAAAAGTAGATCAACTCAACCAGTTCATAATGCAACATCATCACAACAAATCTTACAAAACTCCATAACCAGAAgcaagaatgtttttttttttttttggttttttcacTCTTATCACAAAACAAAGATGCACAATAATGTATACAACAACAATTCCATgagattttggaaaaaatttgcaacaatcactgtCAAGGAATCCTTCAGATCGAAATGGTCATCATGTCCAACATAAAGTTCTCCATCATCAGCTCCTCAGCTTCTTCATAGCACTGCATCTCTCGCTTACCTGCATTTTCTTCTTTAGAACCACATCCGGGTTTAAAAGTCACAACGCACACAGATCACTAGTTTCTAGACtaaatcttaattattatcTTCAAAGTAAATTGTCAAAACTTTGTTGGTCAATATACCATCTTTACAATGTTCTTCTTCCTATTCGATATCTGCTAGTTGAAGTAGCAAAATCTGACTTGTTTAACTTGAAAATAATGGTTTAGGTTTCAAAAATTGTACTCTAGACGAGTATTGAAGGGTAAgacaaaataaatgataaattgcATAAAACCTACCATAAAATGGCGGGATGGTGTTGTTCCTGGTGGGTTCAGCTAGCTTGAGAGGGCATGACATAAGTGGAAGAACAGGGAGATTTTGACAATTGCATATTTCAACCATGTACCCATCAGGGTCGTGGAAGAAGAGCTGATCAACTGTAATCCCACCTTCCTTCACCACTGCTGTAACATACTCTATGTTCATCTCCTCTAGTTTCCGAATAACCCTGTTCATGTCGGAGCATTGGAATGAAATGTGGTTATCTTTTGGGTTTATTGCGCTTTTCTTTGTTGGGGCATTGTCCGACTCCAGCAAATGTATGCCAATACCATAGTTGAACAACCTAAAAGAAGAAAACTTTTTAGTTAGGGATGTCAAGAGAAATAGAAgaacgcagagagagagagagagagagagagagagagagagagagagcttttcatattaaaatcatgaaaacttcTTAGTTATGGATGTCAAGAGAAATAGAagaacggagagagagagagagagagagagagagagagagcacttcATATTAAAATCGTGACCAATAATAGAGAGGAGCGTTTTACGGTCGATCTGGTAGGTGAAGTGGgttaacaacaaaaaaataataagagttTGAAAAATCTTCTTTCAACCAGAATTAGTACATCAATTCAAACACCAATTCAAACACCGatggtttcaaaaaaaaaaaaaattcacacacCGATAATGATATATAAAACGTATGTTTAATAAAATGACGTgacttaaatattaaaatagtttttatgagacttttctcttctctttaaaaaaaaaaaaacatcgaTTCGCGAATCAGTACACGCATTAACTTGTAAGtagcaaaattcaaaaaataaagtaacTCAGAGCAGATAGATCTTCCAAGTCAAGTGTGTAACCACGCTGAGACCGGCACACGAAAAAAGGCCCCCAGAGTTTGGAATGGAACCAGCAAATCAATTTGTCATGTTCATTGGGACTACGATCCAAAGAATTTGAATTTCATCAGTGTACGCATAGCCAGTTTTGTGCACATAGGGGTGGGAATACAGAATGATACACGTGAAACAcataaagttgatttttttgggGAGGGGGAGGGCCTTGGAAGAAAAACTAACGGGTGAGAGTCATTTGTTGAGTCTCAAGATCAAATTGTAGCTGGGAAGAGCAGATGTTTCAGTaaatttccattaaaaaaacagATGGGCGAATAATACCGTATGACTTGGAATCCCAACGAGGGGAATGAGTTTTTGAgccaacaacaaaaaaacaagAGCAGTCAGGGCCATATATAGCTAAGCCCACTTGTGGATCTGGGTTGCATGCTCAAACACCTCAAAAGCTAATGAAAACAAAACCCAGAAAATTACAAAAGGATAgtaggaaagaaaaatgaaatcttCTGAGATTACTGTTAAGTGGGCATACCAAGCTCCTTCAAAGTCGAAGGAAGAAGGGCGTTTGATGAGTACAAAGCCCAAGACTTCCTCGTAGAACCTAACGGAGTTGCTCACAGACTTGCAAACGAACGAGACATGATTCAAAGCCAGTAGAGGCATTGTTGTGGAAGATGACAAATACTCCTGAATTTCCTCGATCTCTCCTATAtttcccatctctctctctctgagacagttctattattctatttttgtaTCTGCTCAGGAGGACTAGAACTTTCTCCTCTGTTAATGAGAAATTTCACCTCTGCTGATGAGTGGGTGTGACCGATGAACCCCCTCATGAGCTTTATATAAAGCAGAGGATCATGAGTACTCACTGCTCGCGTGACAGTATGGGAGGAACAAGTCCGGCCCATCAACCCAGACCAAGAGagccaaaaaccaaaaatagataataaaagattccatgaattttttaatttcgtcaatttatgttataatttataaaatttatcaatttgcaTCTCCAATTTAAATAATGCAACATCCAAACAAATTTGACACCACAGATCTAAGGAatttatctctttttctttctttttttcaaccTAAGCAATTGATCTCTATTAACACTTGGCTGACCTTATTTCCACCGGCCATGCTACTAAATTAAGCACATGACCCGCGTTGTTTTTTCTGCACGTCTttttatatgtagtaaaatgAAGGACAGACAACTATGCTCATGGACTGTAGTATGGCAGTGTTTTTAGACcgcatcaaaataaatattttttttaaataaaatcaaaattattaagtctattcattattttaattctcatcatcttgtaatgtaatattaaataattaaaaatgatttattatattttacttataaatttatcatttaatgtcacattataaaatgatgaaataataataataataataatgaatagatACTTTCTATTAGTGTTGGGCCATAGGTTGAACAGGATCTGTTGTATATTGTATGGTATTTAGGCAATTTGCAGTGCTCTGATCACTGTTTGGGGTTGGAGACATTAATTCAGATATATAAGCTTAATAACTCTTTAAGAAAACCTTCAAATTTCAAGGTTGGGTAAGTTTCAACATCATTGTGAGAgagacattaaaaaaatacatgtccaCAGGAATTAAGGGTAGTGGGTCCTCCTTTACAATATTGTCATATTCATAATTTCACAATCGCAATGAGTATGTCCACGAATATGTTCTTTCTTTTGTAATTATAATGTGTCTTAATTACTCTGTAAACATTATGATCTATCTTCATCATCAGCCAATCAAAATCGTTAGGGTATTTATAATGCCAAATGACTAAACGCGCACGGAGATCGCTAGTTTAATATTCATGGCTTTGTTATATACAGTCGGTAAATGTAGTCGGCTGCacgtaatgaataaaaaaaattataaaaaaattattttatatttagagagacctacatgaataaaaaaagttataaaaataatttttttcatgtagattccgtattaatttactttttttttcacaacTGTACACCGACTGTATTTTCCgattgcaaaaaatatttctcaatattcATTCATCTAAGTAGTTCACTTGTcacatctaatttattaattcatgcattttatatatatatatattgcctttCTATGGATGTGACCATACAATATCAGTTTTATATATAGATTGTCAATGTGTACAGAAATGATCCACACATTCATTATCTTCTGCATGCATTATCCactctttattaattattttctttttcacttcatatatatgtatatatatatatatatatgttgtaaaataacattgtaaaattgtatgaccacttgagctagccgtcaaatgcacagtgcatagtgccagcatagtactgcatagtaactggcatagtaaatggccgacatcgcacagtgtgcatagtgcagcatagtactgcatagtaactggcatagtaaatggccgacatcgcacagtacgcatagtgtcagcatagtactgcatagtaactggcatagtaaatggccgacatcgcacaatgcatagtaccagcatagtactgcatagtaaatatgcacagtaccagcatagtactgcatagtaacttgcatagttccctttgtacgcctatatatatcgttgaattctttaagaaattcataagtttcataacttcttgagttctatctctctctctctctctctctctctctctctctctctctctctctctctctctccttacgatagttttataacacgttatcagcacgagagttctgacgatcttgaagctaatagtcctctacttcaaaatcatgagtcttattgataaactttctatctccgagatgaataataaagatgtatgtctggctgacagtgctacaactcacacaattcttaaggataaaaaatattttcaaaatctaacattgagtaaagcctatgttcataccatctccggttcatcgaatctaattgaaggctccggaagagcttatattgtgttgcctaatggcaccaaattttgcattgatgatgctctattttcttcacaatctagaagaaatttattaagttttaaagatatacgtcgtaatgattgtcatattgaaaccattaacaaagacgataaagagcatcttctcattactaaaataatttcgagccagaagctcgtattagaaaaactacctgccctctcatctggattgtattatacaaaaatgagaacaattgaatcacatgttgtaatgcaccagaagtgcattgatcctaaaatatttatgacttggcatgatcgccttggacatccgggatcaataatgatgagacgaataattgataattcgtatgggcatcccctaaagaatcagaagattatcttacccaatgaatatccatgctctgcatgttctcaaggtaaattgattatcaaaccatctatctcaaaggttggttttgaatctccatcgtttttacaaaggattcatggagatatatgtgggcctattcaaccatcaagtggaccgttcagatattttatggttttaattgatgcatcaagtcgatggtcacatgtttgtttactttccactagaaatgctgcatttgctaaacttcttgcacaaataattaagctacgagcacaattccctgactatccaattaaaactattcgattggataatgcaggagaatttacatctcaagcttttgataattattgcatgtcaataggaatagatgttgaacatccagttgcccacacacatactcaaaatggtttagctgaatcattgattaaaaggcttcagctaatcgctagacctttattcatgaaatcaaatcttcctatttctgcttggggacatgctataattcatgcagcatcattaattcgagttagaccatcagcatatcacaaatattcaccattacagcttgcatttggtcagcaaccaaatatttctcatcttcgtacttttggatgtactgtatatgttccaattgcacctccacaacgtacaaagatgggccctcaacgtagactttggatatatgttgggtttgattctccatctattatcagataccttgagcctcttacaggggatatgtttaaggcacgttttgaggattgtcattttgacgaatccatttttccaacaatgggtaatgagaagtcggtgcctgaagcacgacaaacattgtgtaatgagaagtcggtgcctgaagcacgacaagaaattacttggaaaaataaagctctttcccaatttgatcctcgtacaaaagaatgtaatctagaggttcaaaagattattcatttgcaaagtgttgcaaaccaattaccggatgcatttactgacactaaaggtgtggtaaaatcatatattcctgctgttaatgttccagcaaggattgcagtccctgaaggacaagttgccaaaatagcaataggcgagtctaagatacgcctgaagcgtggacggcctattggtgctaaggacaaaattcctcgaaagaagaaaatacaaaatgaatttggtactcctgaagagtccataccaacacaggccataagagtaattgatgctcatgaagagagtaaatctcctgagaaagaacctcctaaagagatatttcatgaaatgtcttcccttgaagagggacaggtacctgaaaataacgagatctcgatacatttcatgaatacaggagaaattttgaatagaaataaaactgttgtcgacaacatattctcatataaaatggctcttgacattaccagaagtaatgaagaaattgagccaagaactgtcgaagaatgtcgacatagagatgactggccaaaatggaaatcagctattgaag contains:
- the LOC122309212 gene encoding metallothiol transferase FosB-like isoform X2 translates to MGNIGEIEEIQEYLSSSTTMPLLALNHVSFVCKSVSNSVRFYEEVLGFVLIKRPSSFDFEGAWLFNYGIGIHLLESDNAPTKKSAINPKDNHISFQCSDMNRVIRKLEEMNIEYVTAVVKEGGITVDQLFFHDPDGYMVEICNCQNLPVLPLMSCPLKLAEPTRNNTIPPFYGKREMQCYEEAEELMMENFMLDMMTISI
- the LOC122309212 gene encoding metallothiol transferase FosB-like isoform X1, whose translation is MGNIGEIEEIQEYLSSSTTMPLLALNHVSFVCKSVSNSVRFYEEVLGFVLIKRPSSFDFEGAWLFNYGIGIHLLESDNAPTKKSAINPKDNHISFQCSDMNRVIRKLEEMNIEYVTAVVKEGGITVDQLFFHDPDGYMVEICNCQNLPVLPLMSCPLKLAEPTRNNTIPPFYEENAGKREMQCYEEAEELMMENFMLDMMTISI